One genomic window of Caballeronia sp. SBC1 includes the following:
- a CDS encoding PP2C family serine/threonine-protein phosphatase: MSYTGEFRWTSAARTDTGLVRAVNEDACLEMPEHGLWAVADGMGGHAVGDVASQMVIDRLEHSPAPGKPVPLDERMREARERLLAVNADLRSEAARRQVRRIGSTVVLLLASERSCGYLWAGDSRLYLCRQGCLRQLTRDHSQVEELKARGQISAEEALHHPGKHLITRAVGAMDTLELDADRIDLHDGDIFLLCSDGLSNEVSDEEMGDVLTAGDCQQAVARLLELALRRGGRDNISVVVAQAEDIFCLDKTQINPTL, translated from the coding sequence GTGAGCTACACCGGTGAGTTTCGATGGACATCGGCCGCCCGCACCGACACAGGTCTTGTACGCGCGGTCAACGAAGACGCCTGCCTCGAAATGCCCGAACACGGTCTGTGGGCGGTCGCCGATGGCATGGGCGGCCACGCTGTTGGCGATGTCGCGAGTCAGATGGTGATCGACCGGTTGGAGCACTCGCCGGCGCCCGGCAAACCTGTCCCTCTCGACGAGCGAATGCGGGAAGCACGCGAGCGGCTCCTCGCGGTCAATGCGGACCTGCGCTCGGAGGCAGCCCGGCGCCAGGTGCGCCGGATCGGCAGCACGGTGGTCCTGCTGCTGGCAAGCGAGCGGTCTTGCGGATATCTGTGGGCGGGTGACAGCAGACTCTATCTTTGCCGGCAGGGCTGCCTGCGACAGTTGACGCGCGATCACAGCCAGGTCGAAGAGCTGAAGGCACGTGGTCAGATCAGTGCGGAGGAAGCGTTGCATCATCCGGGCAAACACCTGATCACGCGTGCTGTGGGGGCCATGGACACACTTGAACTCGATGCCGACCGTATTGATCTGCATGACGGTGACATCTTTCTGCTCTGCAGCGACGGTCTGAGCAACGAGGTAAGCGACGAGGAGATGGGCGACGTTCTGACAGCCGGCGATTGCCAGCAAGCGGTAGCCCGGCTGCTTGAACTCGCACTGCGGCGCGGCGGACGCGACAACATCTCGGTCGTCGTGGCCCAGGCAGAGGATATTTTTTGCCTCGACAAAACGCAGATAAACCCAACCCTTTAG
- a CDS encoding sigma-54-dependent Fis family transcriptional regulator, translating into MKILDDIEDLPASPATSYAALLEKIEILRSTLRWSSRMERPEIEKLLRQASVLRDEVMQLSHRERFVQAAVSEPQRLPGSPRERREALLARSFIFEGTFGDNPKLLEALEIAEKAAPTDLPVLVDGESGTGKELMAKVIHANGARADRPYISVNCGAIPDNLLESELFGHKKGAFTGASNDRKGKFESAHTGTIFLDEIGELPLAGQVKLLRVLEAHEIQRVGSDEPIAVDTRIVAATNRNLRRMSEEGRFREDLFYRLSVIHLTLPPLRERRDEIALLLAYFGDEAAAALKRQPVKMTLRLREFLRTYDYPGNIRELRNLVYRIVCLAPETADIEHLPADIRPGNSTSAMSGLAASAVSLSDAKRTASDEAERAFLERGLHEVGGTVAELARRFEMNRSHVQMLLKKHGLHSKDFRNHSSAAQKDKDS; encoded by the coding sequence ATGAAGATACTCGACGACATTGAAGACCTGCCGGCCAGCCCCGCGACCTCGTACGCCGCGCTGCTGGAGAAGATCGAAATTCTCCGCTCTACATTGCGCTGGTCGTCGCGCATGGAGCGCCCGGAAATCGAGAAGCTGCTGAGACAGGCGAGTGTGCTGCGCGACGAGGTGATGCAGTTGTCGCACAGAGAGCGTTTCGTCCAGGCGGCTGTCTCCGAGCCGCAGCGTTTGCCCGGGTCGCCGCGTGAGCGCCGTGAGGCGTTGCTCGCGCGAAGCTTCATATTTGAAGGCACTTTCGGCGATAACCCGAAACTGCTGGAGGCGCTGGAGATCGCCGAAAAGGCGGCGCCAACCGATCTTCCCGTGCTGGTGGACGGGGAGAGCGGAACGGGCAAGGAACTGATGGCAAAGGTGATTCACGCGAACGGCGCGCGCGCGGACCGGCCGTATATATCCGTGAATTGTGGTGCGATCCCAGATAACCTGCTGGAGTCCGAACTATTCGGTCACAAGAAGGGCGCCTTCACCGGGGCATCGAATGACCGGAAGGGAAAGTTCGAGAGCGCGCATACCGGCACTATTTTTCTGGATGAAATCGGTGAGTTGCCTCTTGCAGGACAGGTCAAGTTACTGCGCGTTCTTGAAGCGCATGAGATCCAGCGAGTGGGATCGGATGAACCTATTGCCGTGGATACGCGCATTGTGGCGGCGACGAATCGCAATCTGCGTCGCATGAGCGAAGAGGGGCGTTTTCGCGAGGACCTGTTTTACCGGCTTAGCGTGATCCATCTGACCTTGCCTCCGTTGCGTGAACGGCGTGACGAGATTGCGCTGCTGCTGGCTTATTTCGGCGATGAAGCCGCAGCGGCGCTCAAGCGCCAGCCGGTGAAGATGACGCTCAGGCTGCGCGAGTTCCTGCGGACGTACGACTATCCAGGCAATATCCGCGAGTTGCGAAACCTGGTCTACCGGATCGTCTGCCTCGCGCCGGAGACGGCCGACATAGAGCATCTTCCCGCCGATATCCGTCCCGGTAATTCAACATCGGCAATGAGTGGTTTGGCCGCAAGCGCGGTTTCGCTCAGCGATGCCAAGCGCACGGCGAGCGATGAAGCAGAGCGCGCATTTCTCGAACGAGGTCTGCATGAAGTGGGCGGAACGGTCGCGGAATTGGCGCGACGCTTCGAGATGAACCGCTCGCACGTGCAGATGCTGCTTAAGAAACACGGGCTGCACTCGAAGGATTTTCGCAACCATTCTTCTGCCGCTCAGAAAGACAAGGATAGCTAA
- a CDS encoding peptidase domain-containing ABC transporter, producing the protein MDVPQKLDSLAAFLATVEILSPFSAQEIEQLAEHAETRFHAFGETVCNAGDAADGLFVIKAGSVRIFTEENGKEISMGVRREREVFADIAMLREYRHESSVRSSGKTELLFIPRRVIEPIVANNPEALGFVTSYVAISSAGGFVAKLFDLRGKIDKAELEASVRSVGVKRVAAGKEIIHQDARDDRRLYVVRQGEVRIVRKEGASEYLLATLRAGEVFGEKACLLRQEQQATAIANVDTRLLVVPEKTVHLVLERNPKLREVLEDRIRFTERELQRQKKLEERRSLPAMLDLHSKPEFGERVIRRFAWVQQAEEMDCGAASLAMICKHYEIPMTLGKLRELANVTTQGATLDSLARAGEVLGFTTRGVQCTFESLRGFELPFIVHWEGYHYVVVYGISANQVWVADPAVGFRKMDVEEFERGWSGTCLLFTAPPELAQAAAGRSPWVRFVGYLKPYKKILAHLFLATFVIQVLGVIPPLIIQNILDGVIVHQNVGLLHLLIAGLIISNLFSQLMSTIRAYLANFMVRNMDFAMMSQFFRHTLSLPFSFFAKRKTGDIFARFQENHTIRAFLTESTVTTALNLLMVFIYFTIMFLYNVKMTLLLIGFVIPIMALTALATPKIKNYAREVFSASTEAKSFLMEALGGVETIKGMGIERTVRLKWEKKYAKSLEVQYRAQAFNIAVSLGSQMLNAATTIAILWVGANMVLTHEMTIGQLIAFNAFMGSVLTPLMGLIGLWSLLNDAGVAMERLGDVLDMEPEQKPEDLQSRVILPDLQGEISLNNVYFRYGGNDTEYVLENISFDIKPGELIAIVGRSGSGKTTLAKLLVGFYTPTEGKMIVDGYDLNVIDKNVYRAQIGYVMQSNLLFSGTIAENVASGDEAPDRRRIEEAAKMADAHAFISKMPLGYEQIVGERGVGLSGGQIQRLCIARALYHDPRLLVFDEATSALDTQSESNILGNMQEILKGRTAVIIAHRLSTIMRADKILVLYEGAIVEQGRHDELVARKGMYYQLVQKQLSAA; encoded by the coding sequence ATGGACGTACCGCAGAAACTCGATTCCCTGGCCGCGTTCCTGGCGACCGTGGAGATCCTGTCGCCGTTTTCCGCGCAGGAAATCGAACAGCTCGCCGAGCACGCGGAGACGCGTTTTCATGCATTCGGCGAGACCGTCTGCAACGCGGGCGACGCGGCGGATGGACTGTTCGTCATCAAGGCCGGCTCGGTGCGGATCTTCACCGAGGAAAACGGTAAGGAGATCAGCATGGGCGTGCGCCGCGAACGGGAAGTGTTTGCGGACATCGCCATGTTGCGCGAGTACCGGCATGAATCGTCGGTGCGTTCGTCGGGCAAGACGGAACTGCTGTTCATTCCGCGCCGCGTGATCGAGCCAATCGTGGCGAATAATCCAGAGGCGCTCGGGTTCGTCACGAGCTATGTCGCGATCAGTTCAGCCGGCGGTTTCGTCGCTAAGCTCTTCGACCTGCGAGGCAAGATCGACAAGGCCGAACTGGAGGCGTCGGTGCGCAGCGTCGGCGTGAAGCGGGTTGCAGCGGGCAAGGAGATCATTCATCAGGACGCGCGCGATGACCGGCGGCTATACGTGGTCCGGCAGGGCGAAGTACGGATCGTGCGCAAGGAGGGTGCGAGCGAATATTTGCTGGCCACCTTGAGAGCGGGTGAGGTCTTCGGCGAGAAGGCTTGCTTGCTGAGACAGGAGCAACAGGCAACGGCCATCGCGAACGTTGATACACGCCTGCTGGTCGTGCCCGAGAAAACCGTGCACCTCGTGCTCGAACGCAACCCGAAGCTGCGCGAAGTGCTGGAAGACCGGATCCGTTTTACCGAGCGCGAGTTGCAGCGACAGAAGAAGCTGGAGGAACGACGCTCGTTGCCAGCCATGCTCGACCTGCACTCGAAACCGGAGTTCGGCGAGCGAGTGATACGCCGCTTCGCGTGGGTCCAGCAGGCGGAGGAGATGGATTGCGGCGCGGCCAGTCTCGCGATGATCTGCAAGCACTACGAGATCCCCATGACGCTCGGCAAGCTCCGTGAACTTGCCAACGTCACGACCCAGGGCGCGACACTTGACAGCCTCGCGCGGGCGGGTGAGGTGTTGGGCTTCACCACGCGCGGCGTTCAGTGCACCTTCGAGTCACTGCGCGGTTTCGAACTGCCGTTCATCGTCCATTGGGAGGGATATCACTATGTAGTGGTGTACGGCATCTCCGCGAACCAGGTGTGGGTAGCCGACCCGGCAGTCGGCTTTCGCAAGATGGACGTGGAGGAGTTCGAGCGCGGCTGGAGCGGCACCTGCCTGCTGTTCACGGCACCACCCGAACTCGCGCAAGCCGCTGCCGGACGCTCGCCATGGGTGCGATTCGTCGGTTACCTGAAGCCATACAAGAAGATCCTGGCGCACCTGTTCCTAGCCACGTTCGTGATCCAGGTGTTGGGCGTTATTCCGCCGCTGATCATCCAGAATATTCTCGATGGGGTCATCGTTCACCAGAACGTCGGGCTGCTGCATTTGCTGATTGCCGGCCTGATCATCTCCAACTTGTTCTCGCAATTGATGTCGACTATTCGCGCGTACCTTGCGAACTTCATGGTCCGTAACATGGACTTCGCGATGATGTCGCAGTTCTTCCGCCATACGTTGTCGCTGCCATTCTCGTTCTTCGCCAAACGCAAGACGGGCGATATTTTCGCGCGCTTCCAGGAGAACCACACCATCCGCGCGTTCCTCACGGAATCGACCGTGACGACCGCGCTCAATTTGCTGATGGTCTTCATCTACTTCACGATCATGTTTCTCTACAACGTGAAGATGACGCTGCTGTTGATTGGTTTCGTTATTCCGATCATGGCGCTGACCGCGCTCGCCACGCCGAAGATCAAGAACTATGCCCGAGAGGTTTTCTCCGCGTCGACCGAAGCGAAGTCCTTCCTGATGGAAGCGCTGGGCGGCGTGGAAACGATCAAGGGAATGGGCATAGAGCGGACTGTGCGGTTGAAGTGGGAAAAGAAATACGCGAAATCGCTGGAGGTCCAGTATCGCGCGCAGGCGTTCAATATTGCGGTTTCGCTGGGGAGCCAGATGTTGAACGCCGCGACCACGATCGCGATTCTTTGGGTCGGCGCGAACATGGTCCTCACGCACGAGATGACTATCGGGCAGTTGATCGCGTTCAATGCGTTCATGGGGAGCGTGCTGACGCCGCTGATGGGGTTGATCGGTCTGTGGAGCCTGCTCAACGACGCCGGCGTGGCCATGGAACGGCTAGGCGATGTGCTCGACATGGAGCCGGAACAGAAGCCGGAGGATTTGCAGTCGCGCGTCATATTGCCTGACCTGCAAGGCGAGATCAGCCTGAACAACGTGTATTTTCGCTATGGCGGCAACGACACCGAATACGTGCTTGAGAACATCAGTTTCGATATCAAGCCGGGCGAGCTGATCGCCATAGTGGGTCGCAGCGGCTCGGGCAAGACCACGCTTGCGAAGCTGCTGGTCGGCTTTTACACCCCGACTGAAGGGAAGATGATAGTCGATGGTTACGATCTGAATGTGATCGATAAAAACGTGTACCGCGCGCAGATAGGCTATGTCATGCAGAGCAACCTGCTGTTCTCCGGGACGATCGCGGAGAACGTTGCAAGCGGTGACGAAGCGCCGGATCGCCGGCGCATTGAAGAGGCCGCGAAGATGGCCGATGCTCACGCGTTCATCAGCAAGATGCCGTTGGGTTATGAGCAGATCGTGGGTGAGCGCGGCGTGGGTTTGTCGGGTGGGCAGATCCAGCGGCTCTGCATTGCGCGGGCGCTTTATCACGACCCGCGCCTCCTGGTTTTCGACGAAGCGACCTCCGCGCTCGATACTCAATCGGAAAGCAATATCCTCGGCAATATGCAGGAGATCCTGAAGGGCCGCACGGCCGTGATCATCGCCCACAGGCTCAGCACGATCATGCGTGCAGACAAGATCCTCGTGTTGTATGAAGGCGCTATCGTCGAACAGGGACGCCACGACGAACTCGTCGCGCGCAAGGGCATGTACTACCAACTTGTGCAAAAACAACTGAGCGCAGCATGA
- a CDS encoding peptidylprolyl isomerase, with protein MTAIVRIDDEVVDADEFIRVLKLTGQFEGLVEQLVRDKLTVRAAKKQRVDVSEGEIQVRADQFRRVRGLHRAADMNRYLDALGVNLDEFEAFITDTLYQEKILEQIGGDDDVEAYFKLNSPRFDSVEISHIVLETPSQAKEMISYLQDDPDSFTEMAREHSIADTRDQGGVLGKVLRGSLAPEIEAKVFNAAAGDLLGPFPTPDGTAYEIFAVTAKRPAMLDADVAAEIRRLLREQWLQARAQEHIIEAR; from the coding sequence ATGACGGCGATTGTTCGAATAGACGATGAAGTCGTCGATGCCGATGAGTTCATCCGGGTGTTGAAACTGACCGGGCAATTCGAGGGGCTCGTCGAGCAGCTTGTGCGCGACAAGCTCACCGTGCGCGCGGCGAAGAAGCAGCGCGTCGATGTGTCGGAGGGCGAGATCCAGGTGCGCGCCGATCAATTCAGGCGCGTGCGCGGCCTGCACCGCGCCGCCGATATGAACCGTTACCTTGATGCGCTCGGTGTGAACCTCGACGAGTTCGAGGCGTTCATCACGGACACGCTCTATCAGGAGAAGATCCTCGAACAGATTGGTGGCGACGACGACGTGGAAGCTTATTTCAAGCTGAATTCGCCGCGTTTCGACAGCGTGGAAATCAGTCATATCGTGCTCGAAACACCGAGTCAGGCGAAGGAAATGATTTCCTATTTGCAGGACGATCCGGACAGCTTTACGGAGATGGCGCGAGAACACTCGATTGCCGACACCCGCGACCAGGGTGGCGTGCTCGGCAAGGTGTTGCGCGGGTCGCTCGCCCCGGAGATCGAAGCCAAGGTATTCAATGCCGCCGCCGGTGACCTGCTCGGACCGTTCCCCACGCCGGACGGCACCGCCTACGAAATATTTGCCGTGACGGCGAAACGTCCCGCCATGCTCGATGCAGATGTCGCGGCCGAAATTCGCCGGCTGTTGCGCGAGCAGTGGCTGCAGGCGCGGGCGCAGGAACACATTATCGAAGCGCGCTAG
- a CDS encoding HlyD family efflux transporter periplasmic adaptor subunit yields MKHNAHPKSFAESLGDHSVEGISILVAEPLRLTQALIYTMVALVVSALVWSFVGRADVIVTAQGTLSPESEVRRFYAPIDGELADVYIAEGQPVSKDDVVARLNARGAIQAATNALEAQLKLDDAERDWKEFPEKKLLMERKAAALKDQMEVEEHLHQTRVAEGTTKLAEGQKAQLDEARTELDTARRTRDAAKQELDRYTRLQALPGGGGVSEIQVEGKRNAYMEADNATRIAQSKLTELDFRLSHEYSQAKAQLETSGQEATSLKLQYESAMREIASAGDKLRLQLQTARLVAEAADRIRFENIDKDNFLLILAPVSGVVTDVTSTQPGDKIQANTPLGGIAPKDARPVLKIEIAEHDRAFLREGQAVKLKFNAFPYQRYGVIDGTLEFISPAAKPSPETKQPVYEGRVTLARDYYQVADTRYPLRYGMTATAEIVVRERRLIDLGLDPFRQVAG; encoded by the coding sequence ATGAAGCACAACGCGCACCCTAAGTCCTTTGCGGAATCGCTTGGCGACCACAGCGTGGAGGGCATCTCCATTCTCGTGGCGGAGCCTTTGCGGTTGACCCAGGCATTAATCTATACGATGGTCGCGCTGGTCGTGAGCGCGCTCGTGTGGTCGTTCGTCGGGCGCGCAGACGTGATCGTCACGGCTCAGGGCACGCTCTCGCCCGAGTCCGAAGTACGGCGGTTCTATGCGCCTATAGACGGTGAGCTTGCCGATGTTTATATAGCGGAAGGGCAGCCGGTTTCGAAGGATGACGTGGTGGCGCGGCTCAACGCACGGGGCGCGATCCAGGCCGCCACCAACGCGCTGGAAGCGCAGTTGAAACTCGATGACGCCGAGCGTGACTGGAAAGAATTTCCCGAGAAAAAGCTGCTGATGGAGCGCAAGGCGGCGGCGCTGAAAGACCAGATGGAAGTGGAGGAGCATTTGCACCAGACGCGCGTGGCCGAAGGGACGACCAAGCTCGCTGAGGGGCAGAAAGCGCAACTCGACGAGGCGCGCACCGAGCTGGATACCGCCCGCCGCACCCGTGACGCTGCAAAGCAGGAGCTGGACCGCTACACCCGGCTCCAGGCATTGCCGGGCGGTGGCGGGGTATCGGAGATCCAGGTGGAAGGCAAACGCAACGCTTATATGGAAGCGGATAACGCGACCCGGATCGCCCAGTCGAAACTCACGGAACTCGATTTCCGCCTAAGCCACGAATACTCGCAGGCGAAGGCGCAACTGGAAACCAGCGGGCAGGAAGCGACCAGCCTGAAGCTGCAATACGAATCGGCGATGCGGGAGATTGCAAGCGCGGGTGACAAGCTGCGGCTGCAATTGCAAACCGCGAGGCTCGTCGCCGAAGCGGCGGATCGGATCCGTTTCGAGAATATCGATAAGGATAACTTCCTGCTTATCCTGGCGCCGGTGTCGGGTGTCGTCACGGACGTTACGTCAACACAACCCGGCGACAAGATCCAGGCCAACACGCCGCTCGGGGGCATTGCACCCAAGGACGCGCGGCCGGTGCTGAAGATCGAGATAGCCGAACATGACCGAGCGTTCCTGCGGGAGGGGCAAGCGGTCAAGCTCAAGTTCAATGCGTTTCCGTATCAGCGCTACGGGGTGATCGACGGCACGCTCGAGTTCATCTCGCCCGCAGCAAAACCGTCGCCGGAGACGAAACAACCCGTCTATGAAGGCCGCGTGACGCTCGCTCGTGACTATTACCAGGTGGCAGATACGCGCTACCCGCTGCGCTACGGCATGACCGCGACCGCAGAGATCGTGGTGCGCGAGCGGCGTCTGATCGATCTTGGTCTTGATCCGTTCCGGCAGGTGGCGGGCTGA
- a CDS encoding FHA domain-containing protein, with protein MAPGEASVAEAGPMLHKAFDLLLEPESHPAAGVIRIDENLFAVGRFEAPFASYEADAVAQLSRRHARIFIENGAAYAADLGSKNGTTVNGVMLREKPARLQSGDVIGFGGKLAFRVRMEPRAVSRAYAAQPVHMTLTPERGDLGLHPVELTEFPFLVSKADETFAQYSDRYPHQVNYVSRRHAHIFVKAGVPFVEDLGSTNGTFVDGNRLGETAVPLEDGASLAFGGNHFAYIVSLRREAESEPGVSTTITAATAASAPGPGTQGTPDDLDKTTFITTAHSFLDIFCVDQGQPSEDEINRETLPDQRVSVRRRSRSRFVRFVSDLGAAFGGGQVMGRRVLSYALAFVAAMIAIGSALYFSGTADRNLKGLVAHGDYRDAVTVANVYLGKHPNDPHAMVMGTEALLKGYLPDWIDQLKHRNFDGARSVVSQMETLAATNSDARFLVDEIAWIGRLETFMASREKADAPIRIYADESRMSELLRQWESDPSGHQRRLDRIASTVPAFRDLYAVALSHLRKLESDDSVYLAAIERLKASIDKELAPGGDPDALSAEIADYADKYPRLAGLDRVQDDLRQYVALEHALQSRALGPLINAMQKARFTTPPFQTRWHQLEANGLPTPDVVQRYMAVSDAWSNGKTEPAMTGLRSMAAGPWADAVSADLAHKQAVASQFADLQKSRGAQGFDDRVLSFYESLDPVADAWFVNAIQPDLSALRQKALARADEWLNRAQTAWTQYQTNGSIGGDQRLETGLSDSFKKQAKLLTDAWSGAQRAAQLLRQLKADRTALADKLLAEINAEVDMQRRSLLQLSPVLDPGLLSAKLALIGGDKTSYKGANDEAQRAP; from the coding sequence ATGGCTCCAGGAGAAGCTTCCGTTGCCGAGGCGGGGCCAATGCTGCATAAGGCCTTCGATCTCTTGCTTGAGCCCGAGTCTCATCCCGCGGCCGGCGTCATTCGTATTGACGAAAATCTGTTTGCGGTCGGGCGGTTTGAAGCGCCTTTCGCCTCCTATGAAGCGGATGCCGTTGCGCAGTTGTCGCGGCGTCACGCGCGGATCTTTATCGAGAACGGCGCAGCCTACGCAGCCGACCTCGGCAGCAAGAATGGCACGACCGTGAACGGTGTCATGCTGCGCGAGAAGCCCGCGCGGCTTCAGAGTGGCGACGTCATAGGCTTTGGCGGAAAGCTGGCATTCCGGGTGCGGATGGAACCGCGCGCCGTATCGCGGGCCTATGCGGCGCAGCCTGTGCACATGACGCTCACGCCGGAGCGTGGCGACCTCGGATTGCATCCGGTCGAACTGACGGAGTTTCCCTTCCTGGTCAGCAAGGCGGACGAGACGTTCGCGCAATACAGTGACCGCTATCCTCATCAGGTTAACTACGTGTCACGGCGGCACGCGCATATTTTCGTGAAGGCGGGTGTGCCGTTCGTCGAGGATCTCGGCAGCACGAACGGCACCTTCGTCGACGGCAACCGACTGGGTGAAACCGCCGTGCCGTTGGAAGATGGTGCATCGCTGGCGTTCGGCGGCAACCACTTCGCGTATATCGTGAGCCTGCGGCGGGAAGCGGAATCGGAACCGGGCGTAAGCACGACCATTACCGCCGCTACGGCGGCGAGCGCACCCGGCCCAGGGACTCAAGGCACGCCGGACGATCTTGACAAGACCACCTTCATCACGACCGCGCATTCCTTCCTGGATATCTTCTGCGTCGACCAGGGCCAGCCGTCCGAAGATGAAATCAACCGCGAGACCTTGCCCGACCAACGTGTTTCCGTGCGTCGCCGCTCGCGCAGCAGGTTCGTGCGCTTTGTCTCTGACCTTGGCGCGGCATTCGGTGGCGGTCAGGTGATGGGGCGCCGGGTGTTGTCTTACGCCCTGGCATTCGTCGCAGCAATGATCGCGATCGGCAGTGCGCTCTATTTCAGCGGCACGGCTGACCGAAATCTCAAGGGGTTGGTCGCTCACGGTGACTATCGCGACGCCGTGACGGTCGCGAATGTTTATCTTGGCAAACATCCGAACGATCCTCACGCGATGGTCATGGGGACGGAAGCGCTTCTCAAGGGCTATTTGCCGGACTGGATCGACCAGCTAAAACACCGGAATTTCGATGGCGCGCGATCAGTCGTCTCGCAGATGGAGACGTTGGCCGCGACTAACTCTGACGCGCGCTTTCTCGTCGATGAGATTGCGTGGATTGGACGCCTTGAGACGTTCATGGCGAGCCGCGAGAAGGCGGATGCTCCCATCCGTATCTACGCCGATGAAAGCCGCATGAGCGAGTTGCTGAGGCAATGGGAGAGCGACCCGAGCGGTCATCAACGGCGGCTGGACCGGATTGCGTCCACGGTGCCCGCGTTCAGGGATCTGTACGCCGTCGCGCTCAGTCATCTGCGCAAGCTCGAGAGTGACGATTCGGTTTATCTGGCAGCCATCGAGCGCCTCAAGGCGAGTATCGACAAGGAGCTGGCACCGGGGGGCGACCCAGATGCGCTAAGCGCGGAAATAGCCGATTACGCCGACAAATACCCGCGCCTGGCAGGTCTCGATCGCGTGCAGGACGATCTCCGGCAATACGTCGCGCTCGAGCACGCTCTCCAGTCGCGCGCCCTCGGTCCGCTCATCAACGCCATGCAGAAAGCGCGCTTTACTACGCCGCCATTTCAGACACGGTGGCACCAACTCGAAGCGAACGGCCTGCCAACGCCAGATGTTGTGCAGCGCTACATGGCGGTATCAGATGCATGGAGTAACGGGAAGACGGAGCCGGCCATGACGGGGCTTCGATCGATGGCAGCGGGACCATGGGCTGACGCCGTCAGCGCCGACCTCGCGCACAAGCAGGCGGTGGCCAGCCAGTTCGCGGACCTGCAAAAGTCTCGGGGCGCGCAGGGCTTCGACGATCGGGTACTGTCGTTTTACGAATCACTCGATCCTGTTGCGGACGCCTGGTTCGTCAACGCGATCCAGCCGGATCTCAGCGCGCTACGGCAGAAGGCGCTTGCGCGGGCGGACGAGTGGCTTAACCGGGCGCAAACGGCGTGGACGCAGTATCAGACGAACGGCTCGATCGGCGGCGACCAGCGGCTCGAAACGGGTCTCTCCGATAGCTTCAAAAAGCAGGCGAAACTGCTGACCGATGCGTGGTCCGGCGCGCAACGCGCCGCGCAGTTGCTTCGCCAGTTGAAGGCCGATCGCACTGCGCTTGCCGACAAACTGCTCGCCGAAATCAATGCGGAAGTCGACATGCAGCGGCGCTCGCTGCTGCAGTTGAGTCCAGTGCTGGATCCCGGGCTGCTGAGCGCCAAGCTGGCGCTGATCGGCGGCGATAAGACCTCATACAAGGGAGCGAACGATGAAGCACAACGCGCACCCTAA